One window of the Dreissena polymorpha isolate Duluth1 chromosome 5, UMN_Dpol_1.0, whole genome shotgun sequence genome contains the following:
- the LOC127881022 gene encoding uncharacterized protein LOC127881022, whose amino-acid sequence MPKQNTKKKKSKDKPRPGQVTPLTGNKAEENDNGQTGQELRSETKHTIEQRNVSGPGDMAGPACVHNHGAPNSVNLFPGAKLVNHGAMSLPRVNAEDTSILLRDSISNDIADLIKDTRKLSQLQVEKARWELSDKKREKTQTKEAFGFLILKNILEKSHGKAELQDLILVAEESVKIYDGALTFEQLCGAQVRDFIMMHTDVFKRLNCDNSTCVALRCKGDSSLSTRSFAEAVKQSPNNEQSNIKKPDSSNSLQINQLNSETDLSDNQWTRVSRGKKKPLLACDEPKQVKKKSTHYSSKPSSAKTNYSASTSTSLLNLVQTTKCEATATRRQVKNCTKSDEEWTEVIHSQRAGTKSSKPNKDKPLAREVLREDDQDPNIGHLKSLLEQEEGRDLMFVKSHDIYFAKPHTCQQDIISMWNTPHRIRSYIVIGVTKGNPKKLIGCNKDFDVNFYSKERLFTDSTFSFTPTYVCLPVQYKSMTFVVIEIASSWKMGQPSIVKKDVILDDFVLKQNELWYRDGCKNAFCVASNETFGMIFHWFLGTNDPSLESLGKGFIVPELVKSEQTVLKRPHMVSNHLENCDEWGSSESCSSMETHDVIEEEGEFTKFWKACGEFKKRHFILISGDISNRHKHLRNLSLIPWIAVYDFDINSCTNGLLNAVQDECEQIRHLKISTWKEPPPVFSENGTHWCFMRGYRELSDTRTDSQPEKIEDHHTWLQTVKISIAENCEQIVSFADEYTVYTIVILWPKTEEIILFIRKFLDKIVYELNHKPKLVVCMNEKCRSADEETALNALKMEYSSCIHVCIIDFSDLCLGLGSKLQSVGNRCLKYELPRMQIDILPDFITEKDAMWLKEDLEVLYLQNPYKVTDADHDFLETEIINFFKGGRFPWSAWYEIGDSGVDIRRDSLKDAIQKIDKLMSQSRCSTITILHAPGSGGSTLAQRILWDYHEKIPCVQVRRGTLLKTKDLSRKIEFIHEKTHLTTLILIDDEDDVKVKQFCKSLKFAIILNVKRYPFKFGNLSNNPKDKSALQRGHEYKIYLSGKVSNKEARELAVKFGERCSPERKKTLEKMKNDVMRSRQHSLYEFGMTVYSHEFKGIAAHVRGYLQISREAELSHINKCLGYLALVYFYGQASLPCQFFARLFYKQPNHQMILEEDFPHPVTEFVVYETNDRKQHMIRICHYEIAKEILEQILSKDCSRQSHAWEHHYSDKLSKNACKNLAAFSKDFIEYCSNKKTSNYKSSTAIGHILARTFIYRDEVDLTLTAVDFPRKKAQVSQLLLDIPAGKPMFEERLQILEKLASSFPDEPNFHAHVGRFYAFCGPDDDEKAEKKFKKAISLVKKRIEGSKLDQLDDSSKSTLVHVYHMYGSFKKKQISSMIGKHKNEETKTMEAEEKFYVKISKLVEEAELACELFEKSRVLTPDTCEIFTGSYIGEINVRLQISDYVIRHYKETVSEHEVLKRFLESEATAECRSFIEETICRLEYLFNACSEDADMENVEKHSIMTMIKWYNALFKLQVLPQECLTVVHEIDIRRINISALKLDYGSRPELQCIENVNDAGAVEKIITLYEDNFKDISMGQFEVVSKKRLDYDYQEWICAIRHDLCQRVYNLDDVCTHVQIWNQTVRSPMSLFYLFVVKSVMGIGHDSAQGNTESLIEAKELQQELTKKVSLLLKPKHHREWLGNGVGIKAILQSNRKIPISHHEVKDQRVLSVNLKVCKGTICPPNNKPYYGQIELDLQVDNLKVFFVPKRAELDGPRHKGRRVQFNLAFSFEHGYEALNVKVLKRHGCSNCSQKLEFKISDTSLVCPTCKVTVFKDDLNEVKSDSDEEKKN is encoded by the exons GACAGACAGGTCAAGAGCTGCGTTCggaaacaaaacatacaattgaGCAGAGGAATGTGTCTGGACCTGGAGATATGGCAGGGCCTGCGTGTGTCCACAACCATGGGGCTCCTAACTCAGTTAACCTGTTTCCAGGTGCCAAGTTGGTCAACCACGGTGCAATGTCTCTTCCTAGGGTAAATGCAG aagatACCAGTATTCTGCTGCGGGATTCGATATCAAATGACATTGCAGACCTTATAAAAGATACAAGAAAGTTATCACAGCTACAAGTGGAGAAAGCAAGATGGGAACTGTCTGACAAGAAAAGGG AAAAAACACAGACCAAAGAAGCTTTTGGATTTCTTATCCTTAAAAACATACTTGAGAAAAGTCATGGGAAAGCAGAATTACAAGATCTAATACTGGTAGCAGAGGAAAGTGTCAAGATTTATGATGGCGCCTTGACATTTGAACAGCTGTGTGGTGCACAAGTTCGAGATTTTATTATGATGCACACTGATGTTTTTAAACGGCTAAATTGTGACAATAGTACTTGTGTGGCATTGAGGTGTAAAGGAGACTCATCCTTAAGCACAAGAAGCTTTGCAGAGGCTGTAAAGCAAAGTCCTAACAATGAACAGTCAAATATTAAAAAACCGGATTCATCAAATTCCCTGCAAATAAACCAATTAAACAGTGAAACAGATTTGAGTGACAATCAATGGACTAGAGTTAGCCGTGGAAAGAAAAAGCCTCTATTAGCATGTGATGAGCCcaaacaagttaaaaaaaaatcaacacattATTCTTCAAAGCCTTCAAGtgcaaaaactaattatagtgcATCAACTAGTACAAGCTTGTTAAACCTTGTTCAAACAACCAAGTGTGAAGCTACAGCCACTAGAAGGCAAGTGAAGAATTGTACCAAATCAGACGAGGAATGGACTGAAGTTATTCATAGTCAGAGAGCTGGTACAAAAAGCTCAAAACCTAACAAAGATAAGCCACTGGCTCGAGAGGTATTACGTGAAGATGACCAGGATCCGAACATTGGCCATTTAAAATCTCTTTTAGAACAGGAGGAAGGAAGAGATTTAATGTTTGTGAAAAGTCATGACATCTACTTTGCAAAACCACATACATGTCAGCAAGACATTATAAGTATGTGGAACACACCACATAGAATTCGTTCATACATTGTTATTGGCGTTACAAAAGGTAATCCTAAAAAGCTCATTGGATGCAACAAAGATTTTGACGTGAATTTTTATTCTAAAGAAAGATTGTTTACGGATAGCACAtttagttttacaccaacataCGTCTGTTTACCGGTTCAGTACAAGTCTATGACATTTGTTGTAATTGAAATTGCAAGCAGCTGGAAAATGGGTCAACCAAGCATAGTGAAAAAGGATGTTATTTTGGACGATTTTGTACTGAAACAAAATGAATTGTGGTATAGAGATGGATGTAAAAATGCGTTCTGTGTTGCATCAAATGAAACATTTGGCATGATTTTTCATTGGTTCCTTGGTACAAATGATCCTTCATTAGAAAGCTTGGGAAAGGGATTTATAGTACCTGAACTGGTAAAAAGTGAACAGACAGTATTAAAAAGACCACACATGGTTTCAAACCATTTGGAAAACTGTGATGAATGGGGATCAAGTGAGTCTTGTTCTAGCATGGAAACACATGATGTGATTGAAGAAGAAGGGGAGTTTACTAAGTTTTGGAAAGCATGTGGTGAATTTAAAAAACGTCACTTCATATTAATATCTGGTGACATATCGAACAGACATAAGCATCTCAGAAATCTTTCTCTAATTCCTTGGATAGCAGTTTATGATTTTGACATAAACAGCTGTACAAATGGGTTACTGAATGCCGTACAAGATGAATGTGAACAGATTagacatttgaaaataagcacttGGAAAGAACCACCACCAGTTTTCTCTGAAAATGGAACTCATTGGTGCTTCATGAGAGGCTATCGGGAGCTGTCAGACACTCGGACAGACAGTCAGCCAGAAAAAATTGAAGATCATCATACATGGTTGCAAACTGTTAAAATTAGCATTGCTGAAAACTGTGAACAGATTGTTTCATTTGCAGATGAATACACAGTTTATACTATTGTGATCCTATGGCCAAAAACTGAAGAAATTATTCTGTTCATTCGTAAATTTCTTGACAAGATAGTTTACGaacttaatcacaaaccaaagcTCGTTGTCTGCATGAATGAAAAATGTAGGTCAGCAGATGAAGAAACAGCTTTAAATGCATTAAAGATGGAATATTCAAGTTGTATACATGTCTGCATTATTGACTTCAGTGATTTATGTCTTGGGCTAGGAAGTAAACTACAAAGCGTGGGTAACAGATGTTTGAAATATGAACTTCCAAGAATGCAGATTGACATTTTACCAGACTTTATCACTGAAAAGGACGCAATGTGGCTAAAAGAAGACTTGGAAGTGTTGTACCTTCAAAATCCTTACAAAGTCACTGATGCTGATCATGATTTTCTGGAAACGGAAATTATTAATTTCTTTAAAGGAGGAAGATTTCCATGGTCAGCTTGGTATGAAATAGGAGATTCAGGTGTTGATATTCGAAGAGATTCCTTAAAGGACGCAATACAAAAAATAGACAAGCTTATGTCCCAGTCTAGATGCTCAACCATAACAATTCTTCATGCACCTGGATCAGGTGGGTCGACTCTAGCACAACGAATATTGTGGGATTATCATGAAAAAATCCCATGTGTTCAGGTACGAAGAGGAACATTATTGAAGACAAAAGATCTTTCCAGAAAGATAGAATTCATACATGAAAAGACACACCTAACTACATTGATATTaattgatgatgaagatgatgttaAGGTGAAACAGTTTTGCAAATCACTAAAATTTGCAATAATACTGAATGTGAAAAGATATCCATTCAAATTTGGGAACTTATCAAACAATCCAAAAGATAAGTCAGCTTTGCAAAGAGGTCATGAATATAAGATTTATCTCTCTGGAAAAGTGTCAAATAAAGAAGCACGCGAGCTCGCTGTTAAGTTTGGTGAAAGGTGTAGCCCAGAACGAAAAAAGACCttggaaaaaatgaaaaatgatgtGATGAGATCAAGACAACATTCTCTATATGAGTTTGGAATGACTGTTTACAGCCATGAATTCAAAGGCATAGCAGCTCATGTGAGAGGATATTTACAGATAAGTCGTGAAGCAGAATTGTCACACATTAACAAGTGTTTGGGTTATTTGGCATTAGTTTATTTCTATGGCCAAGCGAGTCTTCCTTGCCAGTTTTTTGCTCGGCTGTTTTATAAACAGCCCAATCATCAAATGATTCTGGAAGAAGATTTTCCTCACCCAGTTACTGAATTTGTAGTGTATGAAACAAATGATAGAAAGCAGCACATGATCCGCATTTGTCATTATGAAATTGCCAAAGAGATTCTAGAACAGATACTATCCAAAGATTGTTCCAGACAATCTCATGCATGGGAACATCATTACTCAGACAAACTGAGTAAAAATGCTTGCAAAAACCTTGCAGCTTTTTCTAaagattttattgaatattgtaGCAATAAGAAAACAAGTAACTACAAAAGCAGTACAGCAATAGGTCATATCTTGGCAAGAACATTCATATATCGGGATGAAGTAGATTTGACTTTAACTGCAGTAGACTTTCCACGCAAAAAGGCACAAGTTTCACAGTTGTTACTTGATATTCCTGCAGGAAAACCCATGTTTGAAGAAAGGTTGCAAATTCTTGAGAAACTGGCAAGTTCTTTTCCGGATGAACCAAATTTCCATGCCCATGTTGGCAGGTTTTACGCCTTTTGTGGACCGGATGATGACGAAAAGGCTGAAAAAAAGTTTaagaaagcaatatctttagtcAAGAAAAGAATTGAAGGGAGCAAGTTAGACCAATTGGACGATTCCTCAAAGTCAACGCTTGTGCATGTGTACCACATGTATGGAAGCTTTAAAAAGAAGCAGATCTCAAGTATGATAGGAAAACATAAAAATGAGGAAACCAAGACGATGGAAGCAGAGGAGAAGTTTTATGTGAAGATATCTAAGCTTGTTGAAGAGGCAGAATTGGCATGCGAGCTTTTTGAAAAAAGCCGAGTGTTGACACCTGACACGTGTGAAATATTTACTGGGTCTTACATTGGGGAAATTAATGTCCGGTTACAAATATCAGATTACGTTATAAGGCATTACAAAGAAACTGTGTCTGAGCATGAGGTTTTAAAACGATTTTTAGAATCAGAAGCAACAGCTGAGTGCCGATCATTTATTGAAGAAACAATTTGTCGCCTAGAGTatttgtttaatgcatgttcagaGGACGCTGATATGGAAAATGTGGAGAAGCATAGCATCATGACAATGATAAAGTGGTACAATGCTCTTTTTAAACTCCAAGTTCTACCGCAAGAATGTCTCACGGTTGTCCATGAGATTGACATACGTCGGATAAACATTTCTGCTCTGAAATTAGACTATGGTTCAAGGCCAGAATTGCAGTGCATTGAAAATGTTAATGATGCTGGAGCAGTGGAAAAAATAATAACGCTATATGAGGacaattttaaagatatttcgaTGGGACAGTTTGAGGTTGTCAGCAAGAAGCGTCTTGATTATGACTATCAAGAATGGATTTGTGCCATTAGACATGATTTGTGCCAAAGGGTTTACAATCTAGATGATGTATGCACCCATGTTCAGATCTGGAATCAAACGGTTCGGTCACCAATGTCTTTGTTCTACCTTTTTGTTGTCAAAAGCGTGATGGGTATAGGACATGATAGTGCCCAAGGCAATACTGAATCCTTGATCGAAGCAAAGGAGTTACAGCAAGAGTTGACAAAGAAAGTATCATTGTTGTTAAAACCAAAACATCATCGAGAGTGGTTAGGGAATGGTGTAGGTATAAAAGCAATACTGCAGTCAAATCGAAAAATCCCCATATCTCACCATGAGGTCAAAGATCAAAGAGTTCTCAGTGTTAATTTAAAGGTTTGCAAAGGAACAATATGCCCTCCAAACAATAAGCCTTACTATGGTCAGATTGAGCTGGATTTACAAGTTGACAATTTAAAGGTGTTCTTTGTACCCAAGAGAGCTGAACTGGATGGGCCACGACATAAGGGTAGACGTGTGCAATTTAACCTGGCTTTCTCGTTTGAACATGGATACGAGGCGCTTAATGTAAAGGTTCTCAAAAGGCATGGCTGCTCAAACTGCAGTCAAAAACTCGAATTCAAAATTTCTGACACCAGTTTAGTATGTCCAACTTGCAAAGTGACTGTTTTCAAAGATGATTTGAATGAAGTTAAGTCTGATTCAGATGAAGAAAAGAAAAACtga